In Streptomyces canus, one DNA window encodes the following:
- a CDS encoding sensor histidine kinase, with protein MTRFLTQPPGSLRRRLVLGVTVLATAAVLASQVIGYVVLRTWLLDRVDEQLVEFHPPAPAFHDAVDGTLPAPEERPDVLPSDFHIYFYDAAGRLLNDSLGSRTKPGPRLADDVQDLGLRDGHPETVPAKSGDGRWRVMLNPGPDGMSAVVTLPLDTVDGAASKILWLNAVLLTVTVIALLALGRWVVRLGLLPLTRMESTAQDITAGRLNLRLPDTDPRTEIGRLGRVLNSMLDRLQKALLSREASEARLRRFVADAGHELRTPLTAIQGYAQLALRPEQRSARELHEANRFIVQNAERMSLLVDDLQLLATLDKEPSYLRERVDLLSLAADAVSAAAVHSASHPVDLGPLHTPADPTGAERLDVAETVGDPHRLGQILENLLSNARIHTPPGTLVHVRVGGTLVGPAAGGADRPGRTSASPPLPERLPISVIEVADEGPGLGPVDAELVFERFYRADPARSRLHGGSGLGLAIAATIAEGHGGRLELDTAPGRGCTFRLVLPAAGSGRESR; from the coding sequence GTGACCCGCTTCCTGACCCAGCCGCCAGGATCGCTGAGACGACGGCTCGTCCTCGGCGTCACCGTCCTCGCCACCGCGGCCGTCCTGGCCTCCCAGGTCATCGGCTACGTGGTGCTGCGCACCTGGCTGCTGGACCGTGTCGATGAGCAGCTCGTCGAATTCCACCCCCCGGCACCGGCCTTCCACGACGCCGTCGACGGAACACTCCCGGCGCCCGAGGAGCGCCCGGACGTGCTGCCCTCGGACTTCCACATCTACTTCTACGACGCCGCCGGGCGCCTCCTGAACGACTCCCTCGGCTCCCGGACAAAGCCAGGGCCTCGGTTGGCCGATGACGTCCAGGATCTCGGTCTACGCGACGGGCATCCGGAAACCGTGCCCGCCAAGAGCGGTGACGGTCGCTGGCGAGTGATGCTCAACCCCGGCCCGGACGGGATGAGCGCGGTGGTCACCCTGCCGCTCGACACGGTCGACGGCGCCGCGTCGAAGATCCTCTGGCTGAACGCCGTCCTGCTCACCGTCACGGTCATCGCGCTGCTCGCCCTGGGCCGATGGGTGGTCCGGCTGGGCCTGCTGCCACTGACCAGAATGGAAAGCACCGCCCAGGACATCACCGCGGGCCGACTCAACCTGCGGTTGCCCGACACCGATCCGCGCACCGAGATCGGACGGCTCGGCCGGGTCCTGAACTCCATGCTCGACCGCCTCCAGAAGGCGCTGCTGTCCCGCGAGGCCTCCGAGGCCCGGCTGCGTCGGTTCGTCGCCGACGCCGGGCACGAACTGCGCACCCCGCTCACCGCCATCCAGGGCTACGCCCAACTCGCCCTGCGTCCCGAGCAGCGCTCGGCGCGGGAACTGCACGAGGCCAACCGCTTCATCGTGCAGAACGCGGAGCGCATGAGCCTGCTCGTCGACGACCTTCAGCTGCTGGCCACCCTGGACAAGGAGCCCTCCTACCTGAGGGAACGGGTCGACCTGCTGTCCCTCGCGGCGGACGCCGTCAGCGCGGCCGCCGTCCACAGCGCGTCCCACCCCGTCGACCTCGGCCCGTTGCACACCCCGGCCGATCCCACCGGAGCCGAGAGGCTCGACGTCGCGGAGACCGTCGGTGATCCGCACCGGCTGGGCCAGATCCTCGAGAACCTGCTGTCCAACGCCCGTATCCACACCCCGCCCGGCACTCTGGTCCACGTCCGCGTCGGTGGCACCCTGGTGGGGCCCGCGGCGGGTGGTGCCGACCGGCCCGGGCGCACCAGCGCCTCACCGCCGCTGCCGGAGCGCCTTCCGATCAGCGTGATCGAGGTGGCGGACGAAGGGCCGGGCCTCGGACCCGTCGACGCCGAGCTCGTCTTCGAACGCTTCTACCGCGCCGACCCCGCCCGTTCCCGGCTCCACGGTGGCAGCGGCCTCGGCCTCGCCATCGCCGCGACCATCGCCGAGGGCCATGGCGGCCGCCTCGAACTCGACACGGCCCCCGGTCGCGGCTGCACCTTCCGCCTGGTCCTGCCCGCGGCCGGCTCCGGCCGGGAATCCCGCTGA
- a CDS encoding response regulator transcription factor, with product MTEQPAAARPGYRLLVVEDEPSIRTLLEATLRLTGYEVSSTDTGQSALLEVERREPHLVLLDVMLPDLDGFEVTRRLRAAGNDCPILFLTARTGTDDRISGLSVGGDDYVSKPFSIEEVLLRIEAILRRTAPAITAQALPSVLSYADLELDEGAHEVHRAGEYIALSPTEFKLLAYLLENAGQVVSKIQILDHVWSYDFAGDVRIIETYVRYLRKKIDCFDPPLIQTVRGVGYSLRLPRDHGGTPEQ from the coding sequence ATGACCGAGCAGCCCGCAGCGGCCAGGCCCGGATACCGGCTCCTCGTGGTCGAGGACGAGCCCAGCATCCGCACCCTGCTGGAGGCGACGCTTCGCCTGACCGGATACGAGGTGAGCAGCACCGACACCGGACAGTCGGCCCTCCTGGAGGTCGAACGCCGGGAACCGCACCTGGTGCTGCTCGACGTGATGCTGCCCGATCTCGACGGCTTCGAAGTGACCCGCAGGCTGCGGGCGGCGGGGAACGACTGTCCGATCCTGTTCCTGACCGCCCGCACCGGTACCGACGACCGCATCAGCGGACTGAGCGTCGGCGGGGACGACTATGTCTCCAAACCGTTCAGCATCGAGGAGGTGCTGCTGCGCATCGAGGCCATCCTGCGCCGAACGGCGCCGGCCATCACCGCGCAGGCCCTGCCGAGCGTCCTGAGCTACGCCGACCTGGAACTCGACGAAGGCGCCCACGAAGTGCACCGTGCGGGGGAGTACATCGCGCTCTCACCCACCGAGTTCAAGCTCCTGGCCTACCTCCTGGAGAACGCCGGGCAGGTGGTGAGCAAGATCCAGATCCTCGACCATGTCTGGAGCTACGATTTCGCCGGCGACGTCCGGATCATCGAGACGTACGTCCGCTACCTGCGCAAGAAGATCGACTGCTTCGATCCACCGCTCATCCAGACCGTGCGCGGGGTCGGCTACAGCCTGCGTCTCCCCCGTGATCACGGTGGGACGCCGGAGCAGTGA
- a CDS encoding ArnT family glycosyltransferase, producing MVLAAVLYGWALGSLGWGNSYYSAAVKSMGQSWTHFLFGAFDPAGVVTVDKPPAALWPQVISSKIFGLHGWALILPQVLEGVAAVLALHRTVRRWAGEGAALVAALVLTLTPITVAINRDNNPDTLLVLLLVSAAYALTRALQAEDRAATWWLCASGFLIGCGFLTKMLAAWMVIPAFAVAWLVGGSGAWIPRVRRLLGAGAILAASSLWWVAMVALWPGDRPYIGGSKDGSAWDLVIGYNGLGRVFGSSDGAPQGMGGGGGGGFAGGFGGEYGLTRMFGTQVGGQISWLLPLCAVAMVVAVVVAVLHRRGKLPASALLPASGWLLWGTWLVVCAAVYSSQKGIFHPYYTTQLAPAIAALCGGLTAALIRLHRAALSWAPLVGVAGVAVSVIWAVVLIHREPDWNGWLVWPVLLVGCAAVVLLVLSRRHGRLLTVAVGAAVASVLVAPGAWAVSVPGSTGMGGSNPTAGPQTLGFGGGGGMPRQSGNGGGLPSGMPSGMPSGMPTNMPGFPGGNGSSGQSGQPSSGGLPSGMPSGMPSGMPTGGANGMPGGGSGGAPRGPGGGGGFGNGELTADQRKILEYVVEQAPDARIKLAVEGGALSASAFILGSDETVIGMGGFTNSDNAPSVAQLKEWTKNGELRYILGSGTGGGGLPGLSGGYAQQRSDWIADNCTKVPASSYGGTTSQTDSSGATGPMGGGNVLYDCAAK from the coding sequence ATGGTGCTCGCGGCAGTGCTCTACGGATGGGCACTGGGTTCCCTGGGGTGGGGCAACAGCTACTACTCGGCGGCCGTGAAGTCGATGGGGCAGAGCTGGACCCACTTCCTCTTCGGTGCCTTCGACCCGGCCGGCGTGGTCACGGTCGACAAGCCGCCGGCCGCCCTGTGGCCGCAGGTGATCAGCAGCAAGATCTTCGGGCTGCACGGATGGGCGCTGATCCTGCCGCAGGTGCTCGAAGGAGTGGCCGCGGTGCTGGCGCTGCACCGGACCGTGCGCCGCTGGGCGGGGGAGGGGGCGGCGCTGGTCGCCGCCCTGGTCCTCACCCTCACGCCCATCACGGTGGCGATCAACCGGGACAACAACCCCGACACTCTGCTGGTCCTGCTGCTGGTGTCCGCGGCGTACGCGCTGACCCGCGCACTGCAGGCCGAGGACCGGGCCGCGACGTGGTGGCTGTGCGCGAGCGGCTTCCTGATCGGGTGCGGATTCCTCACCAAAATGCTCGCCGCCTGGATGGTCATCCCCGCGTTCGCCGTCGCCTGGCTCGTGGGAGGAAGCGGCGCCTGGATACCGCGAGTGCGGCGTCTGCTGGGCGCGGGAGCCATCCTGGCGGCGTCCTCCCTGTGGTGGGTCGCCATGGTCGCCCTGTGGCCGGGCGACCGTCCCTACATCGGCGGCAGCAAGGACGGTTCGGCCTGGGACCTCGTGATCGGCTACAACGGTCTGGGGCGGGTGTTCGGCTCCAGTGACGGTGCACCCCAGGGGATGGGAGGCGGAGGTGGGGGCGGATTCGCCGGCGGGTTCGGCGGTGAGTACGGCCTGACCCGGATGTTCGGCACCCAGGTGGGCGGTCAGATCAGCTGGCTGCTGCCGCTGTGCGCCGTGGCCATGGTCGTCGCCGTCGTCGTGGCGGTACTGCACCGACGCGGGAAGCTGCCCGCGTCCGCCCTGTTGCCGGCCTCCGGTTGGCTGTTGTGGGGTACCTGGCTGGTGGTCTGCGCCGCCGTGTACTCGTCGCAGAAAGGGATCTTCCATCCCTACTACACCACCCAACTCGCGCCCGCCATCGCCGCTCTGTGCGGCGGACTGACGGCCGCCCTGATTCGCCTGCACCGCGCGGCCCTGAGCTGGGCGCCCCTGGTCGGCGTGGCCGGGGTCGCGGTGAGCGTGATCTGGGCGGTGGTGCTGATCCACCGTGAACCCGACTGGAACGGCTGGCTGGTGTGGCCGGTGCTGCTCGTGGGCTGCGCGGCCGTGGTCCTGCTGGTGCTGTCCCGACGGCACGGCCGGTTGCTGACGGTCGCCGTGGGCGCCGCGGTGGCATCGGTTCTGGTGGCCCCGGGTGCCTGGGCGGTGAGCGTGCCCGGCTCCACCGGCATGGGCGGCTCCAACCCGACGGCCGGACCGCAGACCCTCGGCTTCGGTGGAGGCGGCGGCATGCCCCGGCAGAGCGGGAACGGCGGAGGCCTTCCGTCGGGCATGCCGTCGGGGATGCCTTCCGGGATGCCGACGAACATGCCGGGATTCCCCGGCGGCAACGGGTCCTCGGGCCAGTCCGGTCAACCCTCGTCCGGCGGGCTGCCCTCCGGAATGCCCTCGGGTATGCCGTCCGGTATGCCCACAGGGGGAGCGAACGGCATGCCCGGTGGCGGCTCCGGAGGTGCCCCCCGGGGGCCCGGCGGGGGCGGCGGTTTCGGCAACGGGGAACTCACCGCCGACCAGCGCAAGATCCTCGAGTACGTCGTCGAGCAGGCACCCGACGCACGCATCAAGCTCGCGGTCGAGGGCGGCGCCCTGTCCGCCAGCGCCTTCATCCTGGGCAGCGACGAGACCGTCATCGGCATGGGCGGCTTCACGAACAGCGACAACGCGCCGTCGGTGGCCCAGTTGAAGGAGTGGACCAAGAACGGCGAACTACGCTACATCCTGGGTTCCGGCACGGGCGGCGGCGGTCTGCCGGGCCTGTCGGGCGGTTACGCCCAGCAGCGCTCCGACTGGATCGCCGACAACTGCACGAAGGTTCCCGCGTCGTCGTACGGCGGCACGACCTCCCAGACGGACAGCAGCGGCGCGACCGGACCCATGGGAGGCGGCAACGTGCTCTACGACTGCGCCGCCAAGTAA
- a CDS encoding bifunctional glycosyltransferase family 2/GtrA family protein produces the protein MTPTPHLTELAAGVERSAPFQPVERLLLPHAGTATVDIVVPVYNEERALPGCLRTLHARLSRGFPFPWRITVADNASTDATLATARRLADELPGVGVVHLDRKGRGLALRTVWGASDADIVAYMDVDLSTGLDGLLPLVAPLASGHSDLAIGSRLASGARTVRGPRREFISRCYNGIIRLTHGVRFTDAQCGFKAARTDVLRPLLEVTQDDAWFFDTELLLLAEHNGLRIHEVPVDWVEDVDTRVDVASTAREDLRGLWRMARLKASGDARVEVRPRPEPAAEHPDAVLAPPTRRGALSWEVGCFLAIGVVSTVGQALLYWLLRGWWSPAVANLISLFGLTVLNTEANRRLTFRHSITRPTRAHLGAGGLFVLGYLVTSGAVLWFTSLDPGASPAAETAVLATASVAVTCVRFAVLRLAVFAAPRSRNR, from the coding sequence ATGACTCCCACCCCCCACCTCACCGAACTCGCCGCCGGCGTGGAGCGTTCGGCCCCCTTCCAACCCGTCGAACGTCTGCTTCTCCCACACGCCGGCACCGCGACGGTGGACATCGTCGTGCCGGTCTACAACGAGGAACGCGCCCTGCCCGGGTGCCTGCGCACGCTCCACGCCCGACTGTCCCGGGGCTTCCCGTTCCCGTGGCGGATCACCGTGGCCGACAACGCCAGCACCGACGCAACCCTCGCCACGGCCCGTCGCCTCGCCGACGAGCTGCCCGGCGTCGGCGTCGTCCACCTGGACCGCAAGGGTCGCGGACTGGCGCTGCGCACCGTCTGGGGCGCCAGCGACGCGGACATCGTGGCGTACATGGACGTGGACCTGTCCACCGGTCTCGACGGGCTGCTCCCGCTGGTCGCTCCGCTGGCCAGTGGCCACTCGGACCTCGCGATCGGCTCCCGGCTGGCGTCCGGCGCACGCACGGTGCGCGGGCCACGCCGCGAGTTCATCTCCCGCTGCTACAACGGCATCATCCGGCTCACCCACGGTGTGCGCTTCACCGACGCCCAGTGCGGGTTCAAAGCGGCCCGCACCGACGTACTCCGGCCGCTGCTGGAGGTGACCCAAGACGACGCGTGGTTCTTCGACACCGAGTTGCTCCTGCTCGCCGAGCACAACGGACTGCGCATCCACGAGGTTCCGGTCGACTGGGTCGAGGACGTCGACACCCGGGTGGATGTGGCGAGTACCGCCAGGGAAGACCTGCGGGGCCTGTGGCGCATGGCGCGGCTCAAGGCCTCCGGTGACGCCCGGGTCGAGGTGCGGCCGCGTCCCGAGCCGGCCGCGGAACACCCCGACGCCGTCCTCGCGCCACCCACGCGCCGCGGTGCGCTGTCGTGGGAGGTCGGCTGTTTCCTCGCGATCGGTGTCGTCTCCACGGTCGGACAGGCCCTGCTGTACTGGCTGCTGCGTGGTTGGTGGTCTCCAGCCGTCGCCAACCTGATCTCGCTGTTCGGCCTCACCGTCCTCAACACCGAGGCCAACCGACGCCTCACCTTCCGGCACTCCATCACCCGGCCCACCCGTGCCCACCTCGGAGCGGGTGGGCTGTTCGTCCTCGGCTACCTGGTGACCTCCGGGGCGGTGCTGTGGTTCACGTCGCTCGATCCCGGAGCCTCACCGGCCGCGGAGACCGCGGTCCTCGCCACGGCGTCCGTCGCGGTCACCTGCGTGCGCTTCGCCGTACTGCGGCTGGCTGTCTTCGCCGCCCCCCGTAGCCGTAACCGTTGA
- a CDS encoding fumarylacetoacetate hydrolase family protein — protein MPIGARGLTMHCFVDGRVRQKASTSELLFDVATVIAHVSRAVTLLPGDLISTGTPTGTGTGHEREVPPRSTTQVISVIRGIGELRNAVMRPGSL, from the coding sequence GTGCCGATCGGCGCCCGCGGCCTGACGATGCACTGTTTCGTCGACGGGCGCGTCCGGCAGAAGGCGAGCACCTCGGAACTGCTCTTCGACGTCGCCACCGTCATCGCGCACGTCAGCAGAGCCGTCACCCTGCTGCCCGGCGATCTGATCAGCACCGGAACGCCGACCGGAACCGGCACCGGCCATGAACGCGAGGTGCCCCCTCGGTCCACAACCCAGGTGATCAGTGTGATCAGAGGTATCGGCGAACTCCGCAACGCCGTGATGCGGCCGGGCTCACTGTGA
- a CDS encoding L,D-transpeptidase: protein MLVGASACGAGGSDKAGGDDAKASGKPGASTSPSPTTPAGPPMLLETITPQTGTTVGVAMPISVIFTNPVAAKARATVEKHMKVSASQTVAGAWHWMGDKRADWRPKTYWPSGTTVKIDADMKGVSNGNGRYGVHSYTHTFKIGDDVRADVSVTGHTMKVTRNGAPVRTLSINAGSAEYPTWDGTMAVIDKQEKVHMTSCSVGISCDKGSPNYYDLTLPWDIHLTQSGTYVHYSTGDPNPGSGSARGSHGCVHLSLADAKWFYGQVKQGDPITITGSPRGKAPADNGYADFNLGWDQWLTGSASGEGTTAAL from the coding sequence ATGCTGGTGGGCGCGAGCGCCTGCGGGGCAGGCGGCAGCGACAAGGCGGGCGGGGACGACGCGAAGGCATCGGGAAAGCCGGGCGCGAGCACCTCTCCATCGCCGACGACACCCGCGGGCCCGCCCATGCTGCTGGAGACGATCACCCCGCAGACGGGCACCACGGTCGGCGTGGCCATGCCGATCTCGGTGATCTTCACGAACCCGGTGGCGGCCAAGGCGCGGGCCACAGTGGAAAAGCACATGAAGGTGAGCGCCTCCCAGACGGTGGCCGGCGCCTGGCACTGGATGGGCGACAAGCGCGCCGACTGGCGCCCGAAGACGTATTGGCCCTCCGGTACGACGGTGAAGATCGACGCCGACATGAAGGGTGTCAGCAACGGCAACGGACGCTACGGCGTACACAGCTACACGCACACCTTCAAGATCGGTGACGACGTGCGCGCGGATGTCTCGGTGACCGGCCACACCATGAAGGTGACCCGGAACGGCGCGCCGGTGCGCACCCTGTCGATCAACGCGGGCAGCGCCGAGTATCCGACGTGGGACGGCACGATGGCCGTCATCGACAAGCAGGAGAAGGTCCACATGACTTCCTGCAGCGTCGGTATCAGCTGTGACAAGGGCAGTCCCAACTACTACGACCTGACACTTCCCTGGGACATCCACCTCACCCAGTCCGGCACCTACGTCCACTACTCGACCGGCGACCCGAACCCGGGCAGCGGCAGCGCACGCGGCTCTCACGGCTGTGTCCACCTGTCCCTGGCGGACGCCAAGTGGTTCTACGGTCAGGTCAAGCAGGGCGACCCCATCACCATCACCGGCTCACCCCGCGGCAAGGCCCCGGCCGACAACGGCTACGCCGACTTCAACCTGGGCTGGGACCAGTGGCTCACGGGCAGCGCCTCCGGAGAGGGTACGACCGCCGCCCTGTGA
- a CDS encoding LacI family DNA-binding transcriptional regulator yields MQDVADAAGVSVGTVSNVLNHPSKVSPATAERVREAISRLGFVRNDAARSLVSGSTNSVGMVLADIENSLFIDMAHGAQDAARAVGQNLLLANTACDMTLQDDYLDLFDESRVTGVLLAPMEDSSAGIARIRSHGRQVVLLNYSPKPGTCCSVLVNNEHVGYLAARHLIDTGRTRLAYVAAHDDYQPVRDRRRGVRAAVEEAGPGVTLEEIDSGGLTTPHGHVVGQDLARRAPGDLPDGLVVVTDELAHAIIHELHTVAAIRVPDRIAVVGCENNRAAGAAAVPLTAVDMPGRMMGREAIRLLMDEVASGKQHRHATVVLEPELIVRASAPR; encoded by the coding sequence GTGCAGGACGTCGCCGACGCCGCGGGCGTCTCGGTGGGCACCGTCTCCAACGTCCTCAACCATCCGTCGAAGGTGAGCCCCGCGACGGCCGAGCGGGTCCGTGAAGCCATCAGCCGTCTGGGTTTCGTACGCAACGACGCGGCCCGGTCCCTGGTGTCGGGATCGACCAACAGCGTCGGCATGGTGCTCGCCGACATCGAGAACTCCCTGTTCATCGACATGGCGCACGGCGCCCAGGACGCCGCCCGCGCGGTCGGCCAGAACCTGCTGCTCGCGAACACGGCGTGCGACATGACGCTTCAGGACGACTACCTGGACCTGTTCGACGAGTCCCGGGTGACCGGAGTGCTGCTGGCTCCGATGGAGGACTCCTCCGCCGGTATCGCGCGCATCCGTTCGCACGGGCGCCAGGTCGTGCTCCTCAACTACTCCCCCAAGCCGGGCACATGCTGTTCGGTGCTGGTCAACAACGAACACGTCGGATATCTGGCAGCCCGCCATCTCATCGACACGGGGCGCACACGACTGGCCTATGTGGCCGCCCACGACGACTACCAGCCGGTGCGCGACCGACGCAGGGGTGTCCGCGCGGCAGTCGAGGAGGCGGGCCCCGGCGTCACCCTGGAGGAGATCGACAGTGGCGGCCTGACCACGCCCCATGGCCATGTGGTCGGGCAGGATCTCGCACGGAGAGCACCCGGCGATCTGCCGGACGGCCTCGTGGTCGTCACCGATGAACTGGCCCATGCCATCATCCACGAACTGCACACCGTGGCAGCGATCCGGGTGCCCGACCGGATCGCCGTCGTGGGGTGCGAGAACAACCGCGCGGCGGGCGCCGCGGCGGTTCCACTGACCGCGGTGGACATGCCGGGCCGGATGATGGGACGGGAAGCGATCCGACTCCTGATGGACGAGGTGGCCTCGGGCAAGCAGCACCGTCATGCCACCGTCGTGCTGGAGCCCGAGCTGATCGTCCGCGCCAGCGCGCCCCGCTGA